In Camelus dromedarius isolate mCamDro1 chromosome 16, mCamDro1.pat, whole genome shotgun sequence, the genomic stretch TGGACAGAGCCCTGGAGCCCCTTGGGTCTGGGTTCAAGGCTGGTTCTATCAGTTGCCACTTGTAAAAACCTTCGGCATGGTACCtttcaagtctcagtttccttggaGCAACTGGAAACTTTCAACTCCCACTTCCAGGGAAGCCCGAGGCCCAAAAGTGCCCATCCTGCCTCCTCTTGGCTCCCCATCTTATGAAGGGCCAGAGAGCGTGGTGCACATCTAGTACCTGGGACTTCCAAGGACCCTCAGCAGGAGGAACTTTTGTCCTTGAGCATCAGATATACCCCATGATTGAGCATCGTACCCTTCCATATCCTACCACACCCAGCACCTCTTGGGCAATGCAGATCTTTGTTATTATTGCTCTAATAGGAGTAATTTCTTACTTCCACTGCATACTTCACGGTTTACAAGATATTTTTGCTTCCACGCCTCCAATCCTCACATCTCAGAAGACGATCCCTGCCCCTATTTCAGAAGGaattggggctcagagagggaaagcgATTTGTATAAGGTGGCACAGCTAGTAAGAAGGCTTCGCCAGGACTCAGTGGATCCCCTGACCCCCACTCAAACAAGGAATAAGAAAGAAGGCTCATCCCCACAGACCCCAGACTCCTGCACCTGAGTTAAGATGTCAGAAGCGGGGTGCAGTCCTGGGGCGTAGGGGCAGACTTCTCACCCAGCATCACCGTCAGCCGGGCCTCGCAGTGCTGAACCCAGACAGTGCGGTATTGTCTCATGGGTGGGAGGATACTGTCTTTtcctctgaaagaaaaataatcaaactcAGATCAGCCATAGCTCATTAAAGCCTCTGCAGACATTACGGCCCCAGCAATTACCATGAACAATTACGTACCGTCAGCCCTGGGTGAGGGAGGGCTGGAGCCCCGCCAACCTCTCTCTGCACCCTGACTCCCCTCCAGCAGCCCCTCAAGATAGCTTTCCCTACACTCTCAGGACCAGGCCAGGCGGCAGCTGGCCCAGTCTTGAATCCCTGGTTTCGGTCCAAACAGCTCCTATGAGCTCAAGGTCTGTGTGCCTGGGGCCTACGCATTAGGGCCAGGAGGGGACAGCTGGATGAGGGCAAAGATCAAGCTCCATTTGGCCCTAGTCCAGACTgtggccccaggccctgccctaggCAGCCCACCCAGGATGCCAATTTCTGTCCTTCGCCCACTGCAGACAGAGGCTATCCACAGAGCCGGCCTTCTGTCCTGGGGATGGGACGATGCAGCCCAGCAGAAGGAGCCTGGGCTGGACTCCACCTCTGGGTGTGACTCAACGTCTCCGACCCAGGTTCCCAACTTAATATTGGGCCATTttcccatttatatgaagtacTGAGCAGAGTCAAAGTCATAAAGATGGAAAGTGTAATGGCAGTTGCCAGAGTtggggagggagagtggggagtTATCGTTTACTAGGGATAAAGGTTCATCTTTACAAGATGGAAAGAGTTATGAGGATggagggtggtgatggttgcacaacagcgTGGGTATATTTAATGCCACAtaactgtacacttagaaatggttaagatggtaaattttatgttgtgtattttaccacaataaaaaaaaaagaaagaaagaaaaaccccaCTGACCCCAGTAACAACGACCCCAGCTACAGGGCCACAGTGAGCATTTGATGGCCCATGGGGAGTGGAGGTCTCCATAAATGTTAGAGtccaccctcacctcctctgctccccagggagATGCAGGGGGCAGAGAGAATATACACCCTGGGGCCTGGAGAATTCCTCGTTTCTCATTTATTAGTTATGTGGCTTTGGATAATCAAGcctcctctctctgagcctccgtctACCAATCAGGAAAACGGGAATAACTCCAGCCCAGGCTGACTCACATGAATGGAGCAAGAAGATGGGCCGGAAATGCTTGCAAACTGAAGTGGTCATGAGAACCAGCCTGGAAAAACCTCACTCCTCAAATCCCCTCCCCCttcgtctctctccctctcctctatCCCAGCTGCTGTGTCAACACACTATCCCTAGTTTCAGCTCCCAGACTGAGACAGAAGTGtccccaccctccacacacacacatacacacgcacaaaGGCAGGCTTTATTCCTGACACCCAAACCTGCGACCCAGCCACCAGCCCCACCTGTGTGggcccagaccccaccccacaGCCACATTCCAGGGGCCTCTGGAGCATAGGGGAGGGTTTCAGCTGTGACAACAACAGAGGCTTTCATGAACAGGGAACAAATACCTCTGGGCAGTCCCAGCCTGGAGGTGCAGCATGGCCTCTGGCCCCTAGCTCCAAGGCCTCCTAAGttaagagggaaagagggaacgTGGGTGTTGATGGATAGCTGGGGGAGTGGCGGAAGGGCTCCCGGCCCAGGGCTGCAGCAGGGGTAGAGGAAGAGCTGGGCTCTTTGGTCACCAGCCTGTGATTTGGAGCAAGTGAATGACCCTCGCCAAGGCCCATGGGAAAATGGCAGAAAGGGCACCTGCTTCAGGATGAAGGGTCTCAGGCCTCCTTGGCCCAGTGCTGCACAGCCTGTGCCCCTAGAGAAGACCTTCTAGGAGGGTGGGGTAGCGCTTCTCCACTGACCCCTCCCTCACAGGGCCGGCCTCCTGTCACAGACAGATGCTCGGGCCCTGCGCAGCCCACTCAGCCTGAACCTCTCAGCTGGAGTAAGTGGGACTTCTTATTTACCTTTACTTGGCCTCCGTTTTTGGCAGCTGAGCCATAAACCACAGGGGCAGGACCGTACCCACCCAAGGGCAGAGCTGAACCAGGATACTGGGACTTGGTGTTCCTTTGTGGACCCAGGACCAGCCCCAGGCAAGCCAGGTTGGGGGTCATTGTGGGAGGTCTGGGTCACGGCTGGGTCCTATTCCAGGCTCTGGGCCCAGGTATGGGCTGGTGGGCGTAAGGGGCTGACACGGGGCTGCCCAGGGATGGATGGAGGTGTccatgcacgcacacgcacacgcacacacgccaACGGGCAcaccacaccctccccagccaaCCTCTGAGCAGATGCCTGCCCCCGTTACCCAGGCTCTGACCCCAAAGCCCCAGTTTCTCCTTCAGTTAGGTGGAGAATTGTGTCAGGAGGAATTGCCTCAGGGGTTCCTCTGAACTTGCTTTGTCCCAGAACAAGACTAGACTGTACTGAGGAACTGGTACGAGTCGTGTCATCCTAGGAGACAGGGGGGCAGGGTTGGCATTGTAGGTTAAGAATTAAGAaatgggtggagggataaattgggagttcgagatttgcagatactaactactatatataaaatagataaacaataaagtcctactgtagagcacagggaactatattcagtatcttgtaatagcctataatgaaaaagaacatgaaaaggaatatatatctatatatgtataactcaatcgttatgctgtacaccagaaattaacacaacattgtaaaccaactatccttcaatttaaaaaaaataataaataaattaataaataaataagaaagtgccaacaagcagaaaaaaaaaatcagtaaatgtaGATTCTGGTCTTAGCTCTGCCAGGTAGTCACTGTGAGGCgttgggcaagctacttaacctctctgagcctgttttcctgcTCTGTAAGATGTCACTCATACTATATTAcatggtacatagtaggtgctcagcaagcATTAATTACacctacacaaacacacaccaacCCTTGTAGGGAAGTACCATAGTCAGAAAACTAAATCTGGAAGCAAAAACCAGTTTCAAATCCTACCTTTGCTAGGTGTTAGAACAGTTACCTGTACCACCAACCACCTCGCCCCTCTGGGCCTGAGTTTACccctctgtaaagtgggagcAATGCTTAGTTCACAAGTTTGTTTTAAGGAACAGGTAAGATGAATGAAGACGGAATAACCGTAAGAGTTGGAGTTTGTGTGCGaccccctcttccctttcctgggACAGGGTGGATGGACTCTGTTTCAAACAAAGCCAAACAGTGCCAAGGCCCGGCCCATGGGCTGAAATAACAAACCCAGCAACCTTCTTCCCTTAGgccataaagttttattggcagcTCAGggggagagccagggaagggtcccTCCCCTCTTACGCCCCTACCCAGGGGAATCCCTCTGCAGGAGGGCAGGAAGCCGAGGGGGCCACTGGACTCAGAGGACCTTGGGCAGGGACAGGTCATTGTAGTAGGCGTCCTGGCCCTCCAGCAGGTTTCGGTAGGTGGCGATCTCCTGCTCCAGGTGGGACTTGATGTCCATGAGCTGCTGGTACTCCTGGTTCTGCCGCTCGGTGTCGGCTCGCACGTCGCTCAGCTGGGCTTCGAGGCCGCTGATCAGTGCCTGGATCTGTGCCAGCTGGGCTCCAAAGCGAGCCTCTGTTTCTGCCAGGGTGCCTTCCAGGGCGGCTTtctgagggcaggaagagggaaggagtcTCAGCCGTGCCTGGTGCTGAGAGAGGGCATGGGCACAGCCACCACCCAGACTGCCCAAGGCTGCGAGGACACGAGGGTGCTTCCCACAGGGCAGAGGGCACAGACCATGCTGAGCTGAGACTGCAGCTCGATCTCCAGACCCTGGAGGGTGCGTCGCAGGTCGGTGACCTCCGTCTTGCTGATCTGCAGCTGCTCTGTGTGGCCAGCGACCTCCTTGTTCAGCTCCTCAGTCTGCagtgaggggaggcagagggaataaGCCAGGGAATATTAAGCCCTCTCTCCTTGCCTGCCACCTCCCCACAGGgcacctgcctccttcccctccgtACCTGGCTGGTGAACCAGGCCTCAGCATCCTTCCGGTTCTTCTCAGCCATGACCTCATATTGGCTTCTCATGTCACTCAGGATCTTGGCTAGGTCGACGGCCGGAGCGGAATCCACCTCCACGCTGACCTGGCCACCCACCTGGCCCCTCAGGACACTGATTTCCTGGAAAGAGACAGCAGAGGTGGGCATGTCAGGGCCCAGAGCCTGCTGGGCCTGGGCCAGGTCActcccccatcccccaggccATTGGGGGCTGGTTTCCAGATGCAGATCTAGGAGTGCTGACTGGGGGAGAGACAAGGTCACCACCATCCCCTGCTAGAACCCTTGAGAGCCATGCTACACACCTAGGGCCATGTTGAGGATGCAGCAAAAGTGGCCAGAGTCAGAGGATACAGAATAAAAAATTGTCTTCAGTCCTGAGAAGCTGGACTGGGATGGACAGGAGGTCCAGCTTGAAACCCACCTCCTCATGGTTCTTCTTCAGGTAGGCCAGCTCTTCCTTCAGGCCTTCAATCTGCATCTCCAGGTCGGTCCTGGCCAGGGTCAGCTCGTCCAGTACCCTGCGCAGGCCGTTGATGTCGGCCTCCACGCTCATGCGCAGGGCCTGCTCTGTCTCGAATCTTTCAGAGGGAATATTTGCAGTCAGGTCAGCATTTCCTCTGTACCTCTGAAGACATCCACACCTCTCCAGGGTTCAGGAGTCCGTGGAGGGCTGTGCTTCAGACTAGCTGGGGTGAGTGAGGGCAGAGTCCATCCCCCCCCACTGCCCTGAGCCCCAAAAAGGCTTGAGATTGCCCCCCTCCATTGCTCTGGCTTCTGCAGCCGCCACCCCACCCCAAGTCAGAGATGCTCACTTGGTTCGGAAGTCGTCTGCAGCCAAACGAGCATTGTCGATCTGCAGGACTATCTTGGAGTTCTCAATGGTGGCACCAAGAATCTGGAAGGCAGAAAGCAGGAGGTTGGCACCAGTTCAGCCTCCTGGCCCTACCCACCTACTTTCCCCTAGGAGAGAGAGGAGTATTACACATGACCCCACTCCCTAGAGACCAAAGCCCCAGCCAATCCAGGCTGCCCATCAGCCTGCTCTCTGGAAGGCCTTGGAATCAGTCCAGGCccaggagctggagaaggagaaaCCACTGCCAGGGAGGCTAAGCCAGGAGGTAGGAGGTAGGCGGAAGGGCAGGGAGGTAAGCCTGGGGGTAAAGTTGGGAAACCTGCACCCAGGGAAACTCTAAATGGTCTTAGGGAGGCAGCCTCTAGTGATCTGCAGACCAGATGCAGGGAAGCACGGGGGTTACCCCGTTGTCTTTTGTTCGTACCCCCTACTCAAGTCACATTTTGCCTTTAGGGAAAGGAATTCCTTTTGTTGAGCATCTATTACATGCCGGCACTCTGCACCTCATCTTTcaggtaaaatatattttctagtgCAGGTCGAAATCTTCAAAGTGTGAAAGCATTATCCTAGTTTACATCTCTAGCTCTCCCTCATCGATGGATCTGGTCTaagccccagcacccagcaccatgCCAGGCACAGGCAGGGCGTGGGGCTATGTTGGGGGGCGGCTGTGCGTTTGGAGACTCAATATGTGAGGCTGTTAAATGGCCCACTGGCTTCTGAAACATTTCTTCTGGACTGAGTTCAAAGCTCTGAGTTCTTCCCTGTGGGTGGAGACCAAGCCCCGACCCTCCGGGCCCCTGAGTGCCCCCCAGCAAGAGCCTGCAGCTTGGATGTGGGGTCCCCACTTACACAGAACTACTAATGCCCGTGGTCCTCTCCCTAGAGGTCTTTCTCAAGCTCGGCATGTCCCTCCCTTACTCCGTCCAGGGACCACAGCATATGTCCCTCCATAACCAGGGGCCATAActgcctctccctttcttcctacAGCTCCTCTAAGTCCCATATGGCCCCCTGCGCAGGGGAGGGGCTTCAGCCTGAGCGTGATGGAAACCAGATCTGTCCtgccagagaaaaggaaagcagagggCCCCACACCGGGGCAGCAGAGGGCAGGTCTGGGCCGGGATGGACCAGATTCCTCCCTGGCCAAACTCTTGCATTTCCCTGTTGCGACAGCAGCTCAGGTCTAGACCTCAGGGGAGCCCATCTCCTCCCACTCCTTCTGACCCCTCTTCCCCGACCCGCGCGCGCGCCTTCTTCTTCCTGCCCTCTAGCTCCCCACACTAACCCGTCCCCGTTCCCCGCCCCCATCCCGCCCCCGGGCTTCCCCTTCCTGTCCCCATTGTCCAGCGCCTCCTCACCTGCCCGAATCCCTGTGCCCCACCCTGCGGGCCCTCCCACGTCCTACCGGGCTCGCTCCCGCCCCAGCCGGGAGGTGGCTCGGGCGCCCGCCGCCCCCACCTTGGGCCTCGCCCGGCCCGCGGGGCTGGATATTCGCGGCAGGTGCACTTTCCGCGGCCAGGCCACCGCCCACCTTGTCACGAAGGTCCTCGATGGTCTTGAAGTAGTGGCTGTAGTCGCGGGCGGGCCCGGGCCCCTGCTTCTGGTACCAGTCGCGGATCTTCACCTCCAGGTCGCCGTTGGCCATCTCCAGGGCGCGCACCTTGTCCAGGTAGGAGGCCAGGCGGTCGTTAAGGTTCTGCATGGTCACCTTCTCGTTGCCCGCCAGCAGCCCGTCGGAGCCGGCCAGGGCGCCCGCATAGCCCGCGCCGTAGCCCCCGGAGGAGGACGAGGACACGAAGCGGGCGGAGGACACCGACACGCCGCGGCCGCCCGAGCCCCCATGGATGCTGGGAGCTCGGAAAGCGCCTCCCGCCCCGAAGCGCACGGAGCCACCGCCCAGACCCCCGAAGGACGAGGTGGCCGACGACTGGCGATAGCTGTAGGAAGTCATGGCGAAGCAGGACGTGGACGACACTGGCCGGAGTTGCTGCGGTCGGCAGGAGGAGTGGCGAGGCCCTCACCTGGTGCCTTTTATGCCCTGGGCGGgcgggagagggggagggggatggtgTCAGGCGGATATCAGAGCGCCAGGAATTTGCAGACTCCTGAGTGCAAATACAGGCACTCTCCCCATTGGTCAGGTCCTGGTTCTGCTTCCAACTCTCCCCTCCCAGAGGCCAGAGGCTCCTACCCTCCAGAGAGCTGCCCCACCCAAGCCCACTCCGAGCCCCAACCACACTCCGCTGCACACTCATTCCGATCTTGATCCTCACCCCCACTACACGTATGTTTAGACAATGCTCCCTGAAATTCACAAGCTGGTCTGTCTCCATT encodes the following:
- the KRT19 gene encoding keratin, type I cytoskeletal 19, yielding MTSYSYRQSSATSSFGGLGGGSVRFGAGGAFRAPSIHGGSGGRGVSVSSARFVSSSSSGGYGAGYAGALAGSDGLLAGNEKVTMQNLNDRLASYLDKVRALEMANGDLEVKIRDWYQKQGPGPARDYSHYFKTIEDLRDKILGATIENSKIVLQIDNARLAADDFRTKFETEQALRMSVEADINGLRRVLDELTLARTDLEMQIEGLKEELAYLKKNHEEEISVLRGQVGGQVSVEVDSAPAVDLAKILSDMRSQYEVMAEKNRKDAEAWFTSQTEELNKEVAGHTEQLQISKTEVTDLRRTLQGLEIELQSQLSMKAALEGTLAETEARFGAQLAQIQALISGLEAQLSDVRADTERQNQEYQQLMDIKSHLEQEIATYRNLLEGQDAYYNDLSLPKVL